A stretch of Shewanella dokdonensis DNA encodes these proteins:
- a CDS encoding MFS transporter, which translates to MNSGSIHIASGKQLLLILFALAVGTFTLGLTEFSVMPMLPLVADSFAVSTAQSGHIISAYAAGVVVGAPLLMLLTPKLNRRTALILFAFMIFIFNGLSAVAGSFEQVVLFRFLSGIPHGAYFGTALLFGAKLAPEGRSTLYMSRVFAGLTVATIIGVPMATLLAQHFSWRWSLLLVSSLALLACVLLWRFLPALEADSQGLRSDLAVLKNPLIWPIVGIGVIGFGGVFCLYTYLADTMLDVTKVPDYYISIAMVIFGVGSTVGNWLFGQVRDRVVARVTGMALIYCLVLALIYVQAASNLWFLYGVVFLLGASLGLTTVIQAMLMRVAKGGHAVIGALLQCAFNSANAIGPLAGSLVLANGYAANTTGYVAAALFGGGFLMWFVSRMQLRSQAPLPGDPAS; encoded by the coding sequence ATGAACTCAGGAAGTATACATATCGCATCCGGCAAGCAGCTGCTGTTGATCCTGTTTGCCTTGGCTGTAGGGACATTCACGCTGGGACTTACTGAGTTTTCAGTGATGCCGATGTTGCCGCTGGTGGCGGATAGTTTTGCGGTTTCAACGGCACAATCAGGGCATATTATCAGTGCTTACGCCGCTGGAGTGGTGGTGGGCGCGCCGTTACTGATGCTGCTGACACCCAAACTGAATCGTCGTACGGCGTTAATTCTGTTCGCCTTTATGATTTTCATCTTCAACGGCCTCAGCGCCGTTGCCGGTTCATTTGAGCAAGTCGTGTTATTTCGTTTTTTAAGTGGCATTCCTCACGGCGCTTATTTTGGTACCGCGCTGTTATTTGGGGCCAAACTGGCCCCAGAAGGCCGCAGCACCTTATATATGTCGCGGGTATTTGCCGGGCTAACAGTGGCAACGATTATCGGTGTGCCGATGGCGACCTTGTTAGCACAACATTTCAGTTGGCGTTGGTCGCTGCTGTTAGTGTCGTCATTGGCACTGCTGGCTTGTGTGTTACTGTGGCGGTTTTTGCCGGCGCTGGAAGCTGACAGTCAAGGGCTGCGTAGTGATTTAGCCGTGTTGAAAAACCCATTGATCTGGCCAATTGTCGGCATTGGCGTTATTGGTTTCGGCGGGGTGTTTTGTCTTTATACTTATCTTGCCGACACCATGCTGGATGTGACCAAAGTGCCGGATTACTACATCTCTATTGCCATGGTGATTTTTGGTGTTGGTTCTACCGTGGGCAACTGGCTGTTTGGTCAGGTCAGAGATCGTGTCGTCGCCCGCGTTACGGGCATGGCGTTGATCTACTGTTTGGTACTGGCGCTGATATATGTACAGGCGGCCAGTAATCTATGGTTCTTGTATGGTGTGGTGTTTCTGCTCGGTGCCAGTTTGGGCCTTACCACTGTGATCCAGGCGATGTTGATGCGCGTTGCCAAGGGCGGTCATGCGGTTATTGGGGCATTGTTGCAGTGTGCGTTTAACAGCGCTAATGCCATCGGCCCCCTCGCTGGTAGTCTGGTGCTGGCCAATGGTTATGCTGCTAACACCACAGGATATGTGGCAGCGGCTTTGTTTGGTGGCGGATTTCTGATGTGGTTTGTCAGCCGGATGCAGTTGCGGTCTCAGGCACCACTCCCCGGAGATCCCGCATCCTAA
- a CDS encoding c-type cytochrome: protein MPDARINQGARLYATACASCHFSGSKLRKGRPLLTLSSATHLNDPTNLVNVMLDGVSSDQGISGVVMPAFRNALSDDEIAAIAEYLRHSAGKQPWPNLQQKVGEIRHQPRFEH, encoded by the coding sequence ATGCCGGATGCCCGTATCAATCAAGGGGCTCGCCTCTATGCCACCGCTTGTGCCTCTTGCCACTTTAGCGGTAGCAAACTGCGCAAAGGCAGACCGTTGCTAACCTTAAGCAGTGCCACCCATCTTAACGATCCAACCAATCTGGTGAATGTGATGCTGGACGGTGTCAGCAGTGACCAAGGGATCTCTGGCGTCGTCATGCCAGCATTCCGCAATGCACTGAGCGATGATGAAATCGCCGCTATTGCTGAATATCTGCGTCATAGCGCAGGTAAACAACCTTGGCCGAATCTGCAACAGAAAGTGGGTGAGATCCGTCATCAACCCCGGTTTGAGCATTAA
- a CDS encoding c-type cytochrome — MRKRIIYSICGVVVAGLVLFGIYAWHPEIAPVTPPAKDQFPAATVAHGKILAAAGYCSTCHTTPGGQEYAGNYQMNTDFGTIYSSNITPDPETGIGNWSETAFIRAMRTGVSRDGHHLLPAFPFEHFNKLTDADIKAIYAYIMSSVPAVKQQKKPTVSHSR; from the coding sequence ATGCGTAAGCGCATCATTTATAGCATTTGTGGTGTGGTGGTTGCCGGACTAGTGTTGTTCGGTATCTACGCCTGGCACCCAGAAATTGCACCCGTAACGCCGCCCGCCAAGGATCAATTCCCGGCAGCAACTGTGGCTCACGGTAAGATACTGGCCGCCGCTGGTTACTGCAGCACCTGTCATACTACACCAGGTGGTCAGGAATATGCGGGGAACTACCAGATGAATACCGATTTCGGTACCATCTATTCCAGCAACATTACCCCCGATCCAGAAACCGGTATTGGTAACTGGTCTGAAACCGCCTTTATCCGCGCCATGCGCACTGGCGTCAGCCGTGATGGCCATCATCTATTACCGGCTTTCCCGTTTGAACATTTCAATAAGCTGACTGACGCTGACATCAAGGCGATCTACGCCTACATCATGTCATCAGTGCCAGCCGTTAAGCAGCAGAAAAAGCCAACGGTATCCCATTCCCGTTGA
- a CDS encoding (2Fe-2S)-binding protein has product MAKFILNGKPVVADVDGDTPLLWVIRDELDMTGTKFGCGIGTCGACTVHVGGRATRSCITPVSAVEGANITTIEGLSEHGDHPLQQAWQKHQVPQCGYCQSGQIMQAAALLKDIPDPSDAEIDAVMGGNLCRCMTYVRIREAIHEAADAMKQGAKDDQAV; this is encoded by the coding sequence ATGGCTAAATTTATTTTAAATGGTAAGCCTGTGGTGGCTGACGTCGATGGTGATACCCCATTGCTATGGGTCATCCGTGACGAACTGGACATGACTGGCACCAAGTTTGGTTGTGGTATTGGTACTTGCGGTGCTTGTACCGTCCATGTGGGTGGCCGCGCTACCCGTTCCTGTATCACCCCGGTATCTGCCGTAGAAGGTGCCAACATCACCACTATCGAAGGTCTGTCTGAACACGGTGACCATCCGTTACAACAGGCATGGCAGAAACATCAGGTACCGCAATGCGGTTATTGCCAATCGGGCCAGATCATGCAAGCCGCCGCCCTGTTGAAAGATATTCCAGATCCTTCCGATGCTGAAATTGATGCAGTGATGGGTGGAAACCTGTGTCGTTGTATGACCTATGTGCGTATCCGTGAAGCGATCCATGAAGCCGCAGATGCGATGAAACAGGGGGCTAAAGATGATCAGGCTGTCTAA